A window from Methylocystis sp. MJC1 encodes these proteins:
- the moaD gene encoding molybdopterin converting factor subunit 1 — translation MKAVYFAWVRERIGVSEEEIAPPREVVTVRQLVEWLAARGDGYAAAFANPKTIRTAIDKTHAAPDAPIASAREIAFFPPMTGG, via the coding sequence ATGAAGGCGGTCTATTTCGCTTGGGTCCGCGAGCGGATCGGCGTTTCGGAAGAAGAAATCGCGCCGCCGCGCGAGGTGGTGACCGTGCGCCAGCTCGTCGAGTGGCTCGCCGCCAGGGGAGACGGCTACGCCGCCGCTTTCGCCAATCCCAAGACGATCCGGACCGCCATCGACAAGACCCACGCCGCGCCCGACGCGCCGATTGCGAGCGCCCGCGAGATTGCTTTTTTTCCCCCGATGACCGGCGGCTGA
- a CDS encoding molybdenum cofactor biosynthesis protein MoaE, with product MSPTIRVQAEDFDAAAEEALLTAGRRDVGAVVAFTGLCRDEDGTLAALELEHYPGMAEEEIRRVAGEALSRWPLVGLTIIHRHGVIRPGERIVLVIAAARHRGEAFAAAEFLMDYLKTRAPFWKKERRVDGAEGGWVAAKTEDDAAALRWER from the coding sequence ATTTCGCCAACCATTCGCGTCCAGGCGGAGGACTTCGACGCCGCCGCCGAGGAAGCCCTGTTGACGGCGGGCCGACGCGACGTCGGAGCGGTGGTCGCCTTCACCGGCCTGTGTCGGGACGAGGATGGAACGCTCGCTGCTTTGGAGCTCGAGCATTACCCCGGCATGGCGGAGGAGGAGATCCGACGCGTCGCGGGGGAGGCTCTGTCGCGCTGGCCGCTCGTCGGCCTGACGATTATCCACCGCCACGGCGTCATTCGTCCGGGCGAGCGGATCGTGCTGGTGATCGCCGCTGCGCGCCATCGCGGCGAGGCCTTTGCGGCGGCTGAGTTCCTGATGGATTACCTCAAGACCCGGGCGCCCTTCTGGAAGAAGGAGCGCCGGGTCGACGGCGCCGAGGGCGGCTGGGTCGCCGCCAAAACCGAAGATGACGCTGCGGCCTTGCGGTGGGAGCGATAG
- a CDS encoding ATP-binding protein: MTKAGGDAEEQNDASGSADSTTAESWRQWENFARAQQLGQIGWWRLDVTRNVLTWSAENYRIFGQPIGAPQTYETFLETVHPDDRAYVHERWTAALHGEPYDIEHRVLVDGREKWVREKACLEFDATGALLGGFGVTQDISERKHAEIALQWGVRRNELLTRIAARLLQSSDVQGVVEELCAEVMQFLDCQAFFNYLVDEEGGCLRLNACAGIPEDRAREIEWLDYGVAICGTVARDRERIVADNISVGADPRTAIVASCGIKAYCCHPLIAQGRLMGTLSFGAKTRPAFTDAEIEVMQAVSQLVSMAMARLRMEQALLEADRRKDEFIATLAHELRNPLAPIRTGLLVLKRTGGQGPNAVRVQEMMERQVDHIVRLVDDLLEVSRIRSGKIELKRERLDLRDLMDQAIEASQQFLDANGVSLTVVRPDEPLMIDGDPVRLVQVIANLLSNAAKYTPSGGRAEIAARRVGSQVELTVADNGVGIPTDMLPHVFDLFAQVDRTLGRAQGGLGIGLALVRKLLRLHGGLVEARSDGPGKGSTFVVRLPLALGVAQGGPQPQGSRSAPRVLIIEDDDDAVHSLSMLLRAQGANVRTAFDGKRGVEAVQDFHPEVVFIDLGLAGMDGYEAARRIRAMPEGRDTIIVALTRWGGETAREHVKKAGFDLHIAKPTSMGDIERVLDFRR, translated from the coding sequence ATGACCAAAGCGGGCGGCGATGCTGAGGAGCAAAACGACGCGTCGGGGAGCGCCGATTCCACGACAGCGGAAAGCTGGCGGCAGTGGGAAAATTTCGCTCGGGCCCAGCAGCTCGGCCAAATCGGCTGGTGGCGGCTGGACGTAACCAGAAATGTCCTCACCTGGTCTGCGGAGAACTACCGCATTTTTGGCCAGCCCATCGGGGCGCCGCAGACATATGAGACCTTCCTCGAGACGGTCCATCCCGACGACCGGGCCTATGTCCATGAGAGATGGACAGCCGCGCTGCATGGCGAGCCCTATGACATCGAGCATCGCGTCCTGGTTGACGGCCGGGAGAAATGGGTGCGCGAAAAAGCCTGCCTCGAATTCGACGCGACCGGAGCGCTGCTCGGCGGTTTCGGCGTCACGCAGGACATTTCTGAGCGAAAACACGCTGAAATCGCGCTGCAATGGGGCGTTCGGCGCAATGAGCTTTTGACGCGGATCGCGGCGCGGCTCCTACAATCGAGCGACGTTCAGGGCGTCGTGGAGGAGCTCTGCGCCGAAGTCATGCAGTTCCTCGATTGCCAGGCCTTTTTCAATTATCTCGTCGATGAGGAAGGGGGCTGCCTGCGCCTCAACGCTTGCGCGGGCATACCGGAGGATCGGGCGCGCGAGATCGAGTGGCTCGACTACGGCGTCGCCATATGTGGCACGGTCGCCCGCGACCGGGAAAGGATCGTCGCGGACAATATTTCCGTCGGCGCAGACCCACGAACCGCAATCGTGGCTTCCTGCGGGATCAAAGCCTATTGCTGCCATCCCCTCATAGCGCAGGGCAGGCTTATGGGCACTTTGTCGTTCGGGGCAAAGACGCGGCCAGCCTTCACCGACGCCGAGATCGAGGTCATGCAGGCGGTAAGCCAGCTCGTTTCCATGGCGATGGCGCGCCTGAGGATGGAGCAGGCTCTGCTGGAAGCCGACCGGCGGAAGGATGAATTCATCGCGACATTGGCGCATGAATTGCGCAATCCTTTAGCGCCGATCCGAACCGGCCTCCTCGTTCTCAAACGGACCGGCGGGCAGGGGCCCAACGCCGTTCGCGTTCAGGAGATGATGGAGCGGCAGGTCGATCACATCGTCCGCCTCGTGGACGATTTGCTGGAGGTGTCGCGCATCCGCAGCGGCAAGATCGAGCTCAAGAGGGAGCGGCTCGATCTGCGCGACCTCATGGACCAGGCCATCGAGGCCAGCCAGCAATTTCTCGACGCCAACGGCGTCTCGCTGACGGTCGTGCGGCCCGACGAGCCGCTCATGATCGACGGCGATCCGGTGCGGCTCGTGCAGGTCATCGCCAATCTTCTCAGCAACGCCGCCAAATATACGCCGTCCGGCGGCCGCGCGGAGATCGCGGCGAGGCGCGTCGGGAGCCAGGTCGAACTGACCGTCGCCGACAATGGCGTCGGCATACCGACGGACATGCTGCCGCACGTCTTCGACCTTTTCGCGCAGGTTGATCGGACATTGGGCCGCGCCCAGGGCGGTCTCGGCATTGGCCTAGCGCTCGTGCGCAAGTTGCTGCGGCTGCATGGCGGGCTGGTCGAGGCGCGCAGCGACGGGCCGGGCAAGGGCAGCACTTTCGTGGTGCGGCTGCCGCTCGCGCTCGGCGTTGCGCAAGGCGGGCCCCAACCGCAGGGGAGCCGATCCGCCCCCCGCGTGCTGATCATCGAGGACGATGACGACGCGGTCCATAGCTTATCCATGCTGCTGCGCGCCCAGGGCGCGAATGTCCGGACCGCGTTCGACGGAAAAAGGGGCGTCGAGGCGGTCCAGGACTTCCACCCGGAGGTCGTCTTCATCGACCTCGGATTGGCGGGGATGGACGGTTACGAGGCGGCGCGCCGCATTCGCGCCATGCCCGAAGGCCGGGACACGATCATTGTCGCCCTCACGCGCTGGGGCGGGGAAACCGCGCGGGAGCATGTGAAAAAGGCCGGCTTCGATCTCCACATCGCCAAGCCGACTTCAATGGGCGACATCGAAAGAGTTTTGGATTTTCGCCGCTGA